The proteins below come from a single Procambarus clarkii isolate CNS0578487 chromosome 44, FALCON_Pclarkii_2.0, whole genome shotgun sequence genomic window:
- the LOC138350120 gene encoding uncharacterized protein gives MSEGVYTLYSEGVYTLYSEGVYTLYSEGDYTLYSEGVYTLYSEGVYTLYSEGVYALYSEGVYTLYSEGVYTLYSEGVYTLYSEGVYTLYSEGVYTLYSEGVYTLYSEGVYTLYSEGVYTLYSEGVYTLYSEGVYTLYSEGVYTLYSEGVYTLYSEGDYTLYSEGVYTLYSEGVYTLYSEGVYTLYSEGVYTLYSEGVYTLYSEGVYALYSEGVYTLYSEGVYTLYSEGVYTLYSEGVYTLYSEGVYTLYSEGVYTLYSEGDYTLYSEGVYTLYSEGDYTLYSEGDYTLYSEGVYTLYSEGVYTLYSEGVYTLYSEGDYTLYSEGVYTLYSEGDYTLYSEGVYTLYSEGDYTLYSN, from the coding sequence TGAAGGAGTCTACACCCTCTACAGTGAGGGAGTCTACACCCTCTACAGTGAAGGAGTCTACACCCTCTACAGTGAGGGAGACTACACCCTCTACAGTGAAGGAGTCTACACCCTCTACAGTGAGGGAGTCTACACCCTCTACAGTGAGGGAGTCTACGCCCTCTACAGTGAGGGAGTCTACACCCTCTACAGTGAAGGAGTCTACACCCTCTACAGTGAAGGAGTCTACACCCTCTACAGTGAAGGAGTCTACACCCTCTACAGTgaaggagtctataccctctacAGTGAAGGAGTCTACACCCTCTACAGTGAGGGAGTCTACACCCTCTACAGTGAAGGAGTCTACACCCTCTACAGTGAAGGAGTCTACACCCTCTACAGTGAAGGAGTCTACACCCTCTACAGTGAAGGAGTCTACACCCTCTACAGTGAAGGAGTCTACACCCTCTACAGTGAGGGAGACTACACCCTCTACAGTGAAGGAGTCTACACCCTCTACAGTGAGGGAGTCTACACCCTCTACAGTGAGGGAGTCTACACCCTCTACAGTGAAGGAGTCTACACCCTCTACAGTGAGGGAGTCTACACCCTCTACAGTGAGGGAGTCTACGCCCTCTACAGTgaaggagtctataccctctacAGTGAAGGAGTCTACACCCTCTACAGTGAGGGAGTCTACACCCTCTACAGTGAAGGAGTCTACACCCTCTACAGTGAAGGAGTCTACACCCTCTACAGTGAAGGAGTCTACACCCTCTACAGTGAGGGAGACTACACCCTCTACAGTGAAGGAGTCTACACCCTCTACAGTGAGGGAGACTACACCCTCTACAGTGAGGGAGACTACACCCTCTACAGTGAGGGAGTCTACACCCTCTACAGTGAGGGAGTCTACACCCTCTACAGTGAAGGAGTCTACACCCTCTACAGTGAGGGAGACTACACCCTCTACAGTGAAGGAGTCTACACCCTCTACAGTGAGGGAGACTACACCCTCTACAGTGAAGGAGTCTACACCCTCTACAGTGAAGGAGACTACACCCTCTACAGTAACTGA